The DNA window CAACCGATTCGATGGTCGAACGCTCGATCGCGGCGATTGTCGAACCGGACTGCCGCACGACGAAGTGAGTGTCGGTCGAATAGTGCGGACGGACTCGGTGGATTGCCAGATAACCCAACAATGCGAACAGGGACCACACCGACAGCACTGCGAGGGCGATACGCAGCCACATCCATGGAAGAACGAAGTGAAGCACACCGATCTCTACGACGGTGGCCACGCCGAAGGCAACCGGTAGCGTCATCGTCCCGCGGTTCGACCGGAACACCAGCGCCCCCGGCTCGACGTCAGCTACGCGGCCCCGGACCCACAACCACAACGACGTGTAGGCGCGCGCTTCCGCCCGGATCATCGGCCAGAACGGCGAGTCCCCGGCCGTAGCAACCACCGCCGCTCTGGCATCCGCTCCGTCGCGTCGACGGGCCCGGTACGTCGCCACCAGACCGAACGCCACGATCATTGCCAAGGGAAGTTCGACGGCGGCGAACAACAGCACGGCCTGCCCGGGTCTGAGGAAACCGGTGGCGAGGAGGAACGCGTCGACGACCAGGACCGTTGCTGCAAGCACTTGCATGGACCGGTGGAAGCTCTTGAAGGTCATTACATTCAAGAGACACCCTTGGCCGGGATTGACTTGCTCACGAGCGCGCGTTGAACCCGGGAGACCACCTCGCGCTGAGCCGGGTCGGGAATGATCTCGTCGAGTGGTATCGGCACACTGGTCTCACTCGATTGCGTGGTATCGAAATCTACAGCTGCAAAGGGGTCTGCCTCCTCGAACCACGCCATCAACGTCTGCGACAGACGTTCGATCTCCGGTTCCGCCGAATCCAGTGTCTTCCCCTCCAGATTCGACCACTCGGCCAGAAGCTCTGAGTACCGGGAACGCTGCTCGTCGTCGGCGATCGAAGCTGCGTAGAACGACAGCAACTCCTCCGGTGCTTTGCCCGAAACGGCGAGCACCTCGAGCAGATCACGCTCACGCTCGAGCGCTGTGCGAACCGCAGGTGTCGGGGCGGATTCGATAGCGCTGAACAGCAGTCCAGCGACATTCGGAGGGAGCGCGGAGAGCGGTCGACCGCTCTCGACATCGTCGACCATCGAGGCGAGCTTGACTAGCCTGTGTCAGTTTCGCGCGTTCGGCCTCGAGAGCCGCGATCAGTGCGCGCAGATCAGCGATGGTGTCGTCAGTGCCCTCGACGTCAGAGGCGTCGCGCGCGAGAACCACGGCAACCGAGCCGAGCGGGACGCCGTTGCTTGCGAGCCAGCGGATACGCATGAGTCGAACAACGTCGCTCATCGCGTACTCGCGGTAGCCGTTCCGGCGTCGTTGCGGCTCGGCGAGCAGACCGAGGCGATGGTAATGGCGCACGGTTCTCGGTGTGGTGTCGGCCGCGGTAGCGAGTTGACCTATCTGCATGCCTTCAGTGTCAACCATGACCTAACGTCAAGGTCAAATGGCCGAAATCTACGATGACGCATTCGATGCTCGGTCCCCGACGTCTTGACCCACCATTCACCATGCGATAACCGCTACAGCCCGCGAAAACCGCGCTGACTCCTCCAGGCGAGCACCCGACGGGGCCGGTTATCGAGACGAACGTTCTTGGCGCTGGTAGTCACGAGTTCAATGAGACGACGTCGGCCCTCCACGGTCGATGGGGTATTGCGGAGATCGCGGTGCCGGTCGATGCGGTGCCGAAGGTGGTGGCAACCCACAGTGCCGCAGTCGGTGCCATGCTCGCGACCGCAGCGCCTGCGGGGAACCCGGCAGTGGCACCTGCCGCCGACTGTCGGGTGGCTTCGAGATCCTTCCGCGCGAACTCCTCCGCCCCCAGGAACTGGGCTCTGTGAATGTCGATCTTGTCGATGTCGGTCTCGAACGACTTCGGAGTGTTGACGACACTGTTCACCAGCTGTTCGACGAGCTCGATCAGATCCGTCGAGCGTTCGCGAAGGAGTAGAAGAGAAATGCATTTGTCGTTCATCGAGGTGAACGCGCGCCGAGACTCGCGCTTCCGCTCATTTCATAGCGGACGAAAGATGACGCCCCAATGACGCTCTGGTGTCCGCGTCACCAACGGTTCCGGGGTTTCCAGGGCGAGGGTGAGCCGGAAACGTTCATCCATCTGTCGTCCCTTCGAGGTCCCGGCTACGTCGGTCGTGTCGACGTTGCCGGGCGGGGTCGCGGCTCAATCACAGCAAGACACCACCGGACACCTCGATGCGTTCACCTGTTGCCCAGCGGAACTCACGGGACACGAGGGCGGAGATCGCGTCGGCAATGTCAGTCGGGGCGCCCACTCGCCCCAGGGCGGTTTGTTCGGAGAGTGCCTCGCGCATAGCGTCGTTGTCGCGCATGGCTCCACCGTTGAAGTCGGTTGCGGTCGGGCCGGGCGCGATCGAGTTGACCCGAATTCCGCGCGGGCCCAGTTCGAGGGCGAGGCTGCGGGTAAGTGCTTCGAGGGCCTTCTTCGACGCCGCATAGACCGAGGTGGCCGGGCTGACGTGTCGACTGAGCGAACTCGACACGTTCACGATGCTCGCACCGTCCGACAGGTGGGGCAAGAAAGCTTGCGTGACGAACATTGGACCTCGGACGTTGACGGCGAAGGTGGTGTCGAAGTCTTCGGCGGTAATGGCACCGAGCGGGGCGAACAACCCCACCCCGGCGTTGTTGACCAGCACGTCGATGGTGCTGGCATTCCACCTGTGCCTGATGCCGGCAAGCACGTCGACGCGTGCCGTATCGATGGAGGTGAGATCCGCGACATCCAACTGGACCGCGATGGCTTCGCCGCCCGATTCGACGATGTCGGCGACGATTTCACTCGCGTCGCCTCGCGAGGCTGCGACGACCTTGATGTGGTTCTTGGCCAGTGCTAACGCGGTCGCTCGTCCGAGTCCGCGGTTGGCTCCGGTCACGAGGGCAATTCGGGACATGTGGTCTCCTGAGTTGATAAGTAAATGAATACTTACCTTTAAGGTAGTTCTCGATGGAGTGCCCGTCAATTTCAAGCAGGGAGAGAGCTATGGCCCGCGACGCCGACGCCACCAAAGTGAGGATCCTCGCTGCGGCAACCGACGAGTTCGCCGCACACGGTTTCGCGGGTGGCAGGGTCGAGCGGATTGCTGCTCGAGCGCAGAGCAACGTAAGGATGATCTACGCGTACTACGGCGGCAAGAGTGGCCTGTTCGATGCGACCGTGGCTGAGGCGCTTCGACGCATGGCCGAGAACGTCCCACCTCGTCCACAGGACCTTGCAGGCTGGGCCGGTGACGTGTTCGATCATCACCAGCGTTACCCGGAGGTACTCCGGCTGAGTATGTGGGCTCAGCTCGAACGGCCCGAGGCCGGCGCTGAACCGCGCGAAATCTACGAGGACAAGGCGCTCGCCGTCGCGACTGTTGCGGCCCGACCACTCTCGCCAATCGACGTCCTCGTCTTCATCTACGCCATCGCGCAAGCCTGGCAGCTGTCACCGGGAGGACTTACCGGACTCGAGGAGGACCCAGCCGGCGGTGATGGAGTTGCCGCTCGGCGGCAATCGGTCGTCGTCGCCGTGGAGCGGATGGTGCACGCTCAACCCTGATGCTGAGGACACTGACCCTGTTGCTCCCCTCATCGAGATCCTTCATGCTGATCGCGGGAGGTCGGCACGTCGCAGACGTCCGCGCAGCCAGTCGGCGAGCGGAGTCCACGGTGAGGACCTGCAGAGAGGGTGCACCCACCGAGATCAGGAGTTCGGAGAGTTTCCTGGCCACCTCGTGGGATAACCTCGCAGCGCCGATGTCACAAATGTTCGGGTGCCGCCGAGTCGTCTGAACCGCTAAGGCAGCTCGCGTCGCACGATTTCAGCCCCAGTGGCGAGTGCGCCCATCTTCTCTCGTGCGACGCGTCGGTCAAGTGGTGCCATACCGCAATTGGTGCTCGGATAGAGATTGTCGGCGTCGACGAACGGGAGTGCGCGGCGAAGGGTCGCGGCGACTTCTTCGGGTGTCTCGATGGTGCTGCTCGCAACATCGATCGCTCCGAGCATGACCTTCTTGCCCCGGAGCAGTTCGATCAGGTCAACCGGTACCCGCGAGTTGTGACTCTCGAGAGACACGATGTCGATCGATGACTGTTGCAGCAGTGGAAACGACTCTTCATATTGGCGCCACTCGGCCCCGAGCGTCGCCTTCCAGTCGGTGTTGGCCTTGATGCCGTAGCCGTAACAGATGTGAACTGCCGTTTCGCAGCTCAGCCCTTCGGTCGCACGCTCGAGTGTCGCTACGCCCCAGTCTTTCAGTTCGTCGAAGAACACGTTGAACGAAGGCTCGTCGATTTGGATGATGTCGACCCCAGCCGCTTCCAAGTCCTTTGCCTCTTGGTTGAGAAGAGTCGCGAACTCCCACGCGAGCTTCTCGCGACTTCTGTAGTGGTCGTCGTAGAGCGTGTCGATCATTGTCATCGGGCCAGGCAGGGCCCACTTGATCGGCTGGTCGGTAGCTGCTCGAAGACGTGCGGCATCCGCTGCGAACACTGAGTTCTTGCGGCTGACCGCGCCGACTACCGTCGGAACGCTTGCGTCATAGCGGTCTCGAATTCGTACGGTCTCGCGTCGGTCGAAGTCCACGCCACCGAGCTGCTCGATGAACGTGGTCACGAAGTGTTGTCGCGTCTGTTCACCGTCGCTGATGATGTCGAGCCCGGCACGTTGCTGCTCATGTGCTGCGAGTGTCTGGGCGTCGCGTTTGCCATCGCCCAGTTCGTCGTCTCTCAACTTCCACGGCGACCAGAGCTTTTCTGGCTCCGAAAGCCATGAGGGCTTGGGCAGGCTACCGACGATCGAGGTGGGCAGGAGTGTGTTCATCTCTGGTACCTTTCGGTCTCGCGGACTCAGGCGGACTGCCTGGAAGCCCACCGTTCGAGAACAGCGCCATACGGTTTCATCAGATGCACCTCGGTGAATTTTCCTTGCGTGGTCGCGAGCCGAGCGCGCTCGGCACGGTCGTAGCTCACTTGCGGAAGTGAATAGTTGCCGTTGTCGAGACTCGGTTGGTACACATCCGTCGCTGCGGTGTTCGCGTTGTAGATTTCGGGACGATAGATCTTCTGAAACGTCTCCATCGTCGCGATCGTTCCTGCAAGTGCGAGAAACGAATAGTCGTTGAGCAAGTCACCACGGTGGTAGAAGGCCAGTGGAGCGACGGACCCCTGAGGCATGAAGTAGCGCACCTCGAGCCCCATTTTCCTGATGTATCGGTCGGTGAGCGATTCCTCATCCGCCGTATACTCCACCCCGAGAATCGGGTGGTGATTGGTGAGCCGGCGGTACGTCATGGACGTCGATACGCTGATGCAGATGACTGGTGGCTGCGAGAACCGTTCGCGATACTCGTCCGATTCGACGAAACGCTGAAAGACCTGCCCGTGCAGATCGCCGAAGTCGCCGGGGATCCCCGTCGTTTGGTGCCCCGGGAGCCGAACGCTGAAGTCGTAGTCGCGAATGTAGGAGGAGAAGTTGTTTCCGACGATGCCCTCCGTGCGGGTGCCCGTGGTGATGTCGACGATGTCGATATCGAGCACTTCGATCACCGGAAATGCGGAGTCGTCCCCGGCCGACACGAGATGCAGGTCTACCGAGACGATGTCGAGGTCGAGTGCGTAGCGGTCACCACGTGGATTGTCCCAGTGCACCAACTCGTTGACCCGGGTGTTCATCATCGTCACCGCGTTGCGCAGATTCTGTCGGCGACCCTCGCCCCGTGCAAGATTCGCGAAATTTGTCGTGCTGCGTGAGTTGGTCGACGGGGTGTAGTCCTCGTCGAAGCGAGTCGTACCAATCCTGAAGACACAGTCGTTCGTCATACTGATGAGTTGCCCCAATCACGTGCGGTGAGTGCAGCGACGAGCGTGTCACCGCACAGTTCACTGCCTGAGTTCTTGCAGCACTTCAACCGAATTTTCGATGGGCCCAGGGCAGACCTTCCAGGCCGCAACATCCGGGAGTCGACTGTGCGAAGTGGCGCGGAAGTCAGTGTAAGTAGACGCGCCGCCATAGCCTAATTGCCTCTGGCGATAGCTAAATATAGCCAATGGCTATGTCAGTAGATCGACTCCGAACCCCGAAACAACGTCGCGCATCTCCGCTACGAATCGCTGAGCCTGGGTGGTCAAAGGCACCGAGGTGTGACCGATCCAACCGATCTCGATGCGCTCATCCACGTCGAGTGGAACAGCGACGATAGACGGATCGAGATCGTCCGAGACGATGCCGGTAGAGATGGTGTAACCGTCCAAACCGATCATGAGGTTGAAGATTGTCGCTCGATCACTCACCCGAATATCTTGCTTCGATGAACGGGTAGAGAGGATCTCTTCAGCCAGGTAGAAGGAGTTGTTCACACCCTGGTCGAACGTGAGGCGGGGCAGATCCTCGAGGTCACTCAGCGTCACGCTCTGTCGCCCTGCGAGAGGATTCGTGCGGGCTATGAAGATGTGCGGCGACGCCAGAAACAACGGCGTGAAAGCCAGCCCTGCTTCGCGAATGAACTTGTTGATCACGTTTGCGTTGAATTCGTTGCGATAGAGCACGCCGAGTTCACTTCGCAGCGTGCGGACATCCTCGATGATGTCCCATGTGCGGGTTTCGCGAAGACTGAACGCATACTCTGCGGCTTGAGAGGCTTTGACCATGCGGGCGAAGGCGTCGACGACGAATGAGTAGTGCTGAGTAGACACGGCCAGCAAT is part of the Rhodococcus sovatensis genome and encodes:
- a CDS encoding TetR family transcriptional regulator, which produces MARDADATKVRILAAATDEFAAHGFAGGRVERIAARAQSNVRMIYAYYGGKSGLFDATVAEALRRMAENVPPRPQDLAGWAGDVFDHHQRYPEVLRLSMWAQLERPEAGAEPREIYEDKALAVATVAARPLSPIDVLVFIYAIAQAWQLSPGGLTGLEEDPAGGDGVAARRQSVVVAVERMVHAQP
- a CDS encoding methionine synthase — protein: MNTLLPTSIVGSLPKPSWLSEPEKLWSPWKLRDDELGDGKRDAQTLAAHEQQRAGLDIISDGEQTRQHFVTTFIEQLGGVDFDRRETVRIRDRYDASVPTVVGAVSRKNSVFAADAARLRAATDQPIKWALPGPMTMIDTLYDDHYRSREKLAWEFATLLNQEAKDLEAAGVDIIQIDEPSFNVFFDELKDWGVATLERATEGLSCETAVHICYGYGIKANTDWKATLGAEWRQYEESFPLLQQSSIDIVSLESHNSRVPVDLIELLRGKKVMLGAIDVASSTIETPEEVAATLRRALPFVDADNLYPSTNCGMAPLDRRVAREKMGALATGAEIVRRELP
- a CDS encoding LysR family transcriptional regulator substrate-binding protein produces the protein MIYSDARQVVEQAELLEQRYLGRGPSRRLLAVSTQHYSFVVDAFARMVKASQAAEYAFSLRETRTWDIIEDVRTLRSELGVLYRNEFNANVINKFIREAGLAFTPLFLASPHIFIARTNPLAGRQSVTLSDLEDLPRLTFDQGVNNSFYLAEEILSTRSSKQDIRVSDRATIFNLMIGLDGYTISTGIVSDDLDPSIVAVPLDVDERIEIGWIGHTSVPLTTQAQRFVAEMRDVVSGFGVDLLT
- a CDS encoding putative oxygenase MesX, which codes for MTNDCVFRIGTTRFDEDYTPSTNSRSTTNFANLARGEGRRQNLRNAVTMMNTRVNELVHWDNPRGDRYALDLDIVSVDLHLVSAGDDSAFPVIEVLDIDIVDITTGTRTEGIVGNNFSSYIRDYDFSVRLPGHQTTGIPGDFGDLHGQVFQRFVESDEYRERFSQPPVICISVSTSMTYRRLTNHHPILGVEYTADEESLTDRYIRKMGLEVRYFMPQGSVAPLAFYHRGDLLNDYSFLALAGTIATMETFQKIYRPEIYNANTAATDVYQPSLDNGNYSLPQVSYDRAERARLATTQGKFTEVHLMKPYGAVLERWASRQSA
- a CDS encoding SDR family NAD(P)-dependent oxidoreductase is translated as MSRIALVTGANRGLGRATALALAKNHIKVVAASRGDASEIVADIVESGGEAIAVQLDVADLTSIDTARVDVLAGIRHRWNASTIDVLVNNAGVGLFAPLGAITAEDFDTTFAVNVRGPMFVTQAFLPHLSDGASIVNVSSSLSRHVSPATSVYAASKKALEALTRSLALELGPRGIRVNSIAPGPTATDFNGGAMRDNDAMREALSEQTALGRVGAPTDIADAISALVSREFRWATGERIEVSGGVLL